Proteins encoded together in one Microcaecilia unicolor chromosome 3, aMicUni1.1, whole genome shotgun sequence window:
- the LTV1 gene encoding protein LTV1 homolog gives MPHRRKKPFIEKKKAVTFHLVHRSQKDPLVADETAPQRVLLPAEKTETEKRREEQRQFGVFFDDDYDYLQHLKEALGPSELVPATAPHQQSPSVDAEEEIVQILAPSINLPSSVFASEFEENVGLLNKAAPVRGPRLDLDPDIVAALDDDFNYEDPDNLLEDDFIVKATGSAEEGLSWRDRADSDNEWEDVNDGEEEGDGSSKGEDYDSEGPLSDEEGESVFRRADGSVKEFLFLQEETKSRFTEYSLTSSVMRRNEQLSLLDERFEKFYEQFDDDEIGALDNVELEGFIHPDSIRLQEVIEDFYKQKAKDCVKLDDLEPRDDPNSFLNEDDEAEEKEDLEKLVIEEPRATWDCQSILSTYSNLYNHPQLIKEPPKPKAIKVSAKTGIPLGVLPERGLTAKQAERMQRINDSDLPRASTQTRSKNESKEERKTRKQTIREERKERRFEKKANKLAFKMEKARQEKEQLNLRQNIQNLKLS, from the exons acagagacagagaagaggagagaggagcagaggCAGTTTGGGGTTTTCTTTGACGATGACTACGACTACCTTCAGCACCTGAAGGAGGCCTTAGGCCCCTCGGAGCTTGTCCCTGCCACAGCACCCCATCAGCAAAGCCCCAGCGTCGATGCAGAGGAGGAGATTGTGCAGATTCTG GCACCCTCTATTAATTTGCCTTCCTCCGTGTTTGCGTCGGAGTTTGAGGAGAATGTCGGGCTGTTAAATAAAGCGGCCCCTGTAAGAG GCCCTCGGCTGGATTTGGACCCAGATATTGTCGCGGCTTTGGATGACGACTTTAATTATGAAGACCCAGACAACCTTCTTGAGGATGATTTCATTGTAAAAGCCACTGGTTCCGCAGAAGAAGGGTTGTCTTG GAGGGACCGTGCAGATAGCGACAATGAATGGGAAGATGTGAacgatggagaggaagagggggacGGCAGCAGCAAAGGAGAGGATTATGACTCTGAAGGGCCTCTGTCAGATGAAGAGGGGGAGTCTGTCTTCAGGAGAGCAGATGGTTCGGTGAAAGAGTTCCTGTTCCTGCAGGAGGAGACTAAGAGCCGCTTCACTGAGTACTCCCTGACCTCCTCTGTTATGAGGAGGAATGAGCAGCTCAGCCTCCTGGATGAAAGGTTTGAGAAG TTTTACGAGCAGTTTGACGATGATGAGATCGGAGCACTGGATAACGTGGAGCTGGAGGGTTTCATCCATCCGGACAGCATTCGACTGCAGGAGGTCATAGAGGACTTCTACAAGCAGAAAGCAAAGGA TTGTGTAAAGCTTGATGATCTTGAGCCCAGAGATGACCCGAATTCTTTTCTAAATGAAGATGATGAAGCTGAAGAAAAAGAAGACCTGGAAAAGCTAGTTATCGAGGAGCCCAGGGCAACGTGGGATTGTCAGTCTATTTTGA GTACATATTCAAATTTGTATAATCATCCACAGCTGATCAAGGAGCCTCCAAAG CCTAAAGCCATCAAGGTTTCTGCTAAGACGGGAATCCCTTTGGGTGTGCTTCCTGAAAGAGGGCTCACTGCCAAGCAAGCTGAACGCATGCAGAGGATAAACGACAGTGATCTTCCAAGAGCCTCAACGCAGACACGCAGCAAAAATGAGAGCAAAGAAGAACGTAAGACCAGGAAGCAAACcatcagagaggagaggaag GAGCGCAGGTTCGAGAAGAAAGCCAACAAACTGGCCTTCAAGATGGAGAAAGCCAGGCAGGAGAAAGAGCAGCTGAACCTGCGACAGaacattcagaatctcaaactgTCCTAG